A region from the Sphingomonas flavescens genome encodes:
- a CDS encoding PAS domain-containing protein: MTSSTADPMKSGADRLSFQQLADVMPQMVWSTLPDGSHDYYNAQWYAFTGAPEGSTDGEGWNGMFHPDDQERAWARWRRSLQTGEPYEIEYRLRHHSGEYRWTLGRALPLRGDDGEIVRWVGTCTDIHEQKRFAQQNQILSRELSHRIKNIFAVVNGLIGLSGRQAPEISGFARQLQDRIAALGRAHDYVRPHSEESARHDGPATLKTLLLELLSPYPALDEGRIAVTGDDLRVDDRGATPIGLVFHELATNSTKYGALSSPTGHIDIALAVTGGNASLAWRETGGPAIMRPPGLSGFGTRLTDLSVVQQLGGTIDRDWTREGLQVAISVPVKALSRIN, from the coding sequence GTGACTTCATCGACAGCCGACCCGATGAAGTCCGGCGCGGATCGATTATCCTTTCAGCAGCTAGCCGACGTCATGCCGCAGATGGTTTGGTCGACGCTGCCGGACGGCTCGCACGATTATTACAACGCGCAATGGTATGCGTTCACCGGGGCGCCAGAGGGTTCGACCGACGGTGAGGGCTGGAACGGGATGTTCCACCCGGACGATCAGGAACGGGCCTGGGCCCGCTGGCGCCGCAGCTTGCAGACTGGCGAACCTTACGAGATCGAATACCGGCTCCGTCACCATAGCGGCGAATATCGCTGGACGCTGGGGCGCGCGCTTCCGCTACGCGGCGACGATGGCGAGATCGTGCGGTGGGTTGGGACCTGTACCGACATCCACGAGCAGAAGCGCTTTGCCCAGCAGAATCAGATCCTCAGCCGCGAACTCAGTCACCGCATCAAGAACATCTTTGCGGTGGTGAACGGGCTTATCGGCCTGTCCGGTCGCCAAGCGCCGGAGATTTCCGGTTTCGCGCGTCAGTTGCAGGACAGGATCGCGGCCCTTGGGCGGGCGCACGATTATGTCCGGCCGCATAGCGAGGAAAGCGCCCGGCACGATGGCCCTGCGACGCTGAAGACGCTGCTCCTCGAACTCCTCAGCCCGTATCCCGCTCTTGACGAGGGCCGAATTGCCGTGACCGGCGATGACCTTCGCGTCGACGATCGTGGGGCAACGCCGATCGGCCTCGTGTTCCACGAGCTGGCAACAAACTCGACCAAATATGGCGCGCTATCGAGTCCGACCGGTCACATTGACATTGCGCTGGCGGTGACAGGCGGCAATGCTTCGCTCGCTTGGCGCGAAACGGGCGGCCCGGCGATCATGCGACCTCCCGGACTCAGCGGTTTCGGGACTCGTCTGACCGATCTCAGCGTTGTTCAGCAGCTGGGCGGGACGATTGATCGCGACTGGACGCGTGAGGGCCTTCAGGTAGCAATTTCCGTCCCGGTTAAGGCGCTCAGCCGAATTAATTGA
- a CDS encoding pirin family protein: MIDIRPFASLGHADHGWLDARHHFSFANYYDPSRMGWGRIRVWNDDKIAAQTGFPPHPHRDMEIVTYVRTGAITHQDSMGNKGRTGAGDVQVMSAGTGVTHAEYNLEDEQTTLFQIWIETDRPSAPPSWGAMPFPKESRNGVFQLLASGDADDGALTINADARILGATVKAGESIAIDADPARHLYLVPSAGVRVNGVAAAARDGVAITGEQRIEIAADEDAELVLVDAR, from the coding sequence ATGATCGACATCCGCCCCTTCGCTTCGCTGGGCCACGCCGACCACGGCTGGCTCGATGCCCGTCACCATTTTTCGTTCGCGAATTACTACGACCCGTCCCGCATGGGCTGGGGCCGCATTCGTGTGTGGAACGACGACAAGATTGCGGCGCAGACCGGCTTCCCGCCGCACCCCCACCGCGACATGGAAATTGTCACTTACGTCCGCACGGGCGCAATTACCCACCAGGATTCGATGGGCAACAAGGGCCGCACCGGCGCCGGCGACGTCCAGGTGATGAGCGCTGGCACCGGCGTCACGCACGCTGAGTATAATCTCGAGGACGAGCAGACGACGTTGTTCCAGATCTGGATTGAAACGGACCGCCCGTCCGCGCCGCCGAGCTGGGGCGCGATGCCGTTCCCGAAGGAATCGCGGAACGGCGTCTTCCAGTTGCTGGCCAGCGGCGATGCCGATGACGGCGCCCTGACCATCAACGCCGATGCCCGCATTCTCGGCGCGACCGTGAAGGCCGGAGAATCGATCGCGATCGACGCCGATCCCGCGCGTCATCTCTATCTGGTGCCGAGTGCCGGCGTCCGTGTGAACGGCGTTGCCGCCGCGGCGCGCGACGGCGTTGCCATCACGGGCGAGCAACGCATCGAGATTGCCGCCGACGAAGATGCCGAGCTGGTTTTGGTCGACGCCCGATAA
- a CDS encoding DNA-3-methyladenine glycosylase, translated as MVRTTESIEAHLTSLADREPAFAKVIAQLGMPEPRNSKPGAETLLRTIVGQQVSVAAARSMWAKLEGAFGSPPDLAKLLAASDEELRAAGMSRQKSGYIRSLAELVLSGKLDLANLPADDEEAIALLTKIKGIGRWSAEIYLLFAEGRADVFPAGDLAVLVEIGRLLGLPDKPTEKQLRELAEAWRPYRGAAAVLAWHSYNSAVL; from the coding sequence ATGGTTCGCACGACCGAGAGCATCGAGGCCCATCTAACGTCCCTCGCCGACCGCGAGCCTGCCTTCGCCAAGGTCATCGCCCAACTCGGGATGCCCGAGCCGCGCAATAGCAAACCCGGGGCGGAAACCCTGCTTCGCACCATCGTCGGACAGCAGGTCAGCGTCGCCGCGGCCCGCTCGATGTGGGCCAAGCTCGAAGGCGCATTTGGCTCGCCGCCGGACCTCGCCAAGCTCCTCGCGGCCAGCGACGAGGAACTGCGCGCTGCGGGAATGTCGCGGCAGAAATCCGGCTATATTCGCAGCCTCGCCGAGCTGGTGCTGTCGGGTAAACTCGACCTCGCCAATCTGCCGGCCGACGACGAAGAAGCCATTGCGCTGCTCACCAAGATCAAGGGGATCGGCCGCTGGTCGGCGGAAATCTACCTACTCTTCGCCGAAGGTCGGGCAGACGTGTTCCCGGCGGGCGACCTTGCTGTCCTCGTCGAGATTGGGAGGCTACTCGGCCTTCCGGATAAACCCACCGAGAAGCAGCTTCGCGAGCTTGCCGAGGCGTGGCGCCCCTATCGCGGTGCCGCGGCAGTGCTTGCCTGGCACAGCTACAATAGCGCGGTGCTCTAA
- a CDS encoding TerC family protein — protein MVMEVVLGIDNLIFISILSNKLPEAQRRKARRLGISLALVLRLGLLSTIAWLVGLTAPVFDLGIQGSVGAHGEPTFETQFSWRDLILIAGGLFLLWKATKEIHHNVDPRPNADLFDTAKASLGFGAVIGQILLLDLVFSVDSILTAVGMTEHLPVMVIAVVTAVLVMLLAAEPLANFINRNPTVVMLALGFLLMIGAVLVADGFGVHVPKGYIYTAMAFSASVEALNIWSRKRRERNAVSDQAG, from the coding sequence ATGGTGATGGAGGTCGTGCTGGGCATCGACAACCTCATCTTCATTTCGATCCTGTCGAACAAGCTGCCTGAAGCGCAGCGGCGCAAGGCCCGGCGGCTGGGGATCTCGCTCGCGCTCGTGCTCCGGCTTGGCCTGCTGTCGACGATCGCATGGCTGGTCGGCCTGACCGCGCCGGTCTTCGATCTCGGCATCCAGGGCAGCGTCGGCGCGCATGGCGAACCGACCTTCGAAACACAGTTTTCGTGGCGGGACCTGATCCTGATTGCCGGCGGCCTGTTCCTCCTGTGGAAGGCGACCAAGGAAATCCATCACAATGTCGATCCGCGGCCCAACGCCGACCTGTTCGACACGGCGAAGGCGAGCTTGGGGTTCGGCGCGGTCATTGGCCAGATTCTGCTGCTAGACCTCGTTTTTTCGGTGGATTCGATCCTGACCGCCGTGGGCATGACCGAGCATCTGCCCGTGATGGTGATCGCGGTGGTGACGGCGGTCCTGGTCATGCTGCTTGCGGCCGAACCACTCGCGAACTTCATCAACCGCAACCCGACGGTGGTGATGCTCGCGCTCGGATTTCTGCTGATGATCGGCGCCGTCCTGGTCGCTGACGGGTTCGGCGTGCACGTGCCCAAGGGCTACATCTACACGGCGATGGCCTTCTCGGCCTCCGTCGAAGCCTTGAACATCTGGTCCCGGAAACGGCGCGAGCGGAATGCGGTTTCGGATCAGGCTGGATGA
- a CDS encoding phosphatase PAP2 family protein, with amino-acid sequence MNVVDPTLDWPMAAASAQHNLSPLDLRNGVALIGLMLVYGLAIDLLGKPPIGQLLVSLGNFAALSFYAGILVACGFALLCVIQPHHRSQFQTRAFWLAVASVITTLTFPFFAVFKELVLPMRGFLWDRAFAHVGRAIFGQSPWTITHVYFGTVTGTRILDAAYRSLLPLMFGLPLVSAVFITDTRRRFRILFTWTASWIVIGTLAGWFFASAGPCFYNTFVAYDPDYAELQRRLAAIGRLAAAQGHPIASLTYQSGLTLTYRTHDFAPGGGISAMPSMHVAMITLVALAAWQHNRLLGILGAYVVFAVWIATIHFGWHYFVDGPVGAAMMFALWFGAKRLAAIAYPRDEATAA; translated from the coding sequence GTGAACGTCGTCGATCCGACACTTGACTGGCCAATGGCCGCGGCGAGCGCGCAGCACAACCTGTCGCCGCTCGACCTTCGTAATGGTGTAGCCCTGATCGGGCTAATGCTCGTTTACGGCTTGGCCATCGACCTGCTTGGCAAACCGCCGATCGGTCAGCTGCTGGTATCGCTCGGCAATTTTGCGGCCTTGTCCTTCTATGCGGGCATTCTCGTCGCCTGCGGCTTTGCGCTGCTGTGCGTCATTCAGCCGCACCACCGATCGCAATTTCAAACGCGTGCCTTCTGGCTGGCCGTTGCCAGTGTGATTACGACACTGACGTTTCCGTTTTTTGCCGTGTTCAAGGAACTTGTGCTCCCGATGCGCGGATTCCTCTGGGATCGGGCGTTCGCGCACGTCGGCCGAGCTATTTTTGGCCAGTCTCCGTGGACGATTACGCACGTTTATTTCGGGACGGTCACCGGCACGCGCATCCTCGACGCGGCTTATCGCTCGTTGCTTCCTCTGATGTTTGGTCTGCCGCTCGTTTCGGCGGTCTTTATCACCGACACACGCCGCCGCTTCCGCATTCTGTTTACCTGGACGGCGTCGTGGATTGTCATTGGGACCTTGGCAGGCTGGTTCTTCGCATCCGCTGGACCCTGCTTTTACAACACGTTCGTCGCTTACGACCCTGATTACGCGGAATTGCAGCGGCGGCTTGCGGCGATCGGCAGGCTGGCCGCCGCACAAGGACATCCGATTGCTTCGCTCACTTACCAATCGGGTTTGACGCTGACTTATCGCACGCATGATTTCGCCCCAGGCGGGGGGATCTCGGCCATGCCGTCCATGCACGTCGCCATGATTACGCTCGTGGCGCTTGCTGCGTGGCAGCATAATCGGCTGCTCGGCATCTTGGGCGCTTACGTGGTCTTCGCCGTCTGGATCGCGACGATCCATTTCGGCTGGCACTATTTCGTCGATGGCCCCGTCGGTGCGGCGATGATGTTTGCGTTGTGGTTTGGCGCGAAACGGCTGGCGGCGATCGCTTATCCCAGGGATGAAGCGACCGCCGCCTAA
- a CDS encoding response regulator, whose product MPANILIVEDEMLVALEMQNVLEDHGYRVAGIAVDLDSALARAGEQIDLALVDLNLRDGLSGPEIGKRLANDHRAGVLFVTANPRLLGKGIAGTIGVLTKPTDEPTLTSAVAFALRRIKGEPAEAPPALRCFN is encoded by the coding sequence ATGCCTGCCAATATCCTGATCGTCGAGGACGAGATGCTCGTCGCGCTCGAGATGCAGAATGTTCTGGAGGACCATGGCTATCGCGTCGCGGGGATCGCCGTTGACCTCGACTCGGCGCTTGCCCGTGCGGGTGAGCAAATCGACCTGGCCCTGGTGGATCTCAATCTTCGCGACGGATTAAGCGGGCCGGAAATCGGCAAACGTCTTGCGAACGATCATCGCGCCGGCGTCCTCTTTGTGACCGCCAACCCGCGCTTGCTCGGCAAGGGGATCGCCGGAACCATCGGCGTACTTACCAAGCCGACGGACGAGCCGACGCTGACCTCGGCAGTGGCTTTCGCGCTTCGACGTATCAAGGGGGAACCGGCCGAAGCGCCTCCTGCGCTCCGTTGCTTCAATTAA
- the rlmB gene encoding 23S rRNA (guanosine(2251)-2'-O)-methyltransferase RlmB yields the protein MSRRKKSHQSHGTPNRPRLWGKHAVAAALDNPNRRILKAWTTREAAAFMQFPKDVPVTMAEAPDLGRLVPNDAPHQGVVIEVEPLEDVWLDGLLAEPPDRSLLLVLDQVTDPHNVGAILRSAAAFGALGIVTQDRHAPPESGVVAKAASGALERVPWVRVVNLARALEEIAEAGFWRIGLAGDAETELKDALGPQRVALVLGAEGEGMRHNTRQHCDALAKLPISDAIESLNVSNAAAVAMYAAATA from the coding sequence ATGTCCCGGCGCAAGAAATCTCATCAAAGTCATGGTACGCCGAACCGTCCGCGACTGTGGGGAAAGCATGCCGTTGCGGCGGCGCTCGACAATCCCAATCGCCGGATTTTGAAGGCTTGGACAACGCGCGAAGCCGCGGCGTTCATGCAGTTCCCGAAAGACGTGCCAGTCACGATGGCGGAGGCTCCGGATCTCGGCCGGTTGGTCCCGAACGATGCGCCGCATCAGGGCGTCGTTATTGAAGTCGAGCCGCTCGAGGATGTGTGGCTCGACGGATTGCTGGCCGAGCCGCCGGATCGATCCTTGTTGCTGGTGCTCGACCAGGTGACGGATCCGCACAACGTCGGTGCCATCCTTCGCTCGGCAGCAGCATTCGGTGCCCTCGGAATCGTCACTCAGGACCGCCATGCTCCCCCGGAGAGCGGGGTAGTCGCCAAAGCGGCGTCGGGGGCCTTGGAGCGGGTACCGTGGGTGCGGGTTGTCAACCTGGCGCGGGCGCTTGAGGAGATTGCCGAGGCCGGGTTTTGGCGAATTGGACTGGCAGGCGACGCCGAGACGGAACTCAAGGACGCGCTCGGACCACAGCGCGTCGCTTTGGTGCTGGGCGCCGAGGGCGAGGGCATGCGCCACAACACCCGGCAGCATTGCGATGCGCTCGCCAAGCTTCCGATCAGCGACGCCATTGAGAGTCTCAATGTGTCCAACGCCGCCGCCGTTGCGATGTACGCTGCGGCGACTGCCTGA
- a CDS encoding TIGR00730 family Rossman fold protein → MTSQPLPPKRIFPSSKVDARAAEHVPSVPQTDSSAYKLAFQDTEFLLREDLRPVRFQLELLKPELLLNEADIGSTFVFYGSARIPSPEMADALVAAATNEQQELIAERLKAKAHYYEVARELARLASRCGCDEDGKRHFVVCSGGGPSIMEAANRGATDEGKESIGLNIVLPHEQMPNRYVTPELSFQFHYFALRKMHFLLRARAVAVFPGGFGTFDEMFELLTLIQTGKVRPLPILLFGKEFWNRVVDFDALVEEGVIAPHDLELIHWTESAQEAWDFVVNYYEDHPQPVPVQHAPPE, encoded by the coding sequence ATGACTTCTCAACCATTGCCGCCAAAGCGGATTTTCCCAAGTTCCAAAGTCGACGCCCGCGCGGCGGAGCACGTTCCTTCCGTCCCGCAGACCGACAGCTCGGCGTACAAGCTGGCCTTCCAGGACACCGAGTTCCTGTTGCGCGAAGATTTGCGTCCCGTCCGCTTCCAGCTCGAGCTGTTGAAGCCGGAGCTTCTCCTCAACGAGGCGGATATTGGTTCGACCTTCGTATTTTATGGGTCGGCGCGGATTCCTTCACCGGAGATGGCGGACGCTTTGGTCGCCGCTGCCACGAACGAGCAGCAGGAGCTTATCGCCGAGCGGCTGAAGGCCAAGGCGCACTATTACGAGGTGGCGCGCGAGCTGGCGCGGCTGGCGAGCCGGTGCGGCTGCGACGAGGATGGCAAGCGCCATTTCGTGGTCTGCTCCGGCGGCGGTCCGTCGATCATGGAAGCGGCGAACCGCGGCGCGACCGACGAGGGCAAGGAATCCATCGGTCTCAACATCGTTCTGCCGCACGAGCAGATGCCCAATCGCTACGTGACGCCGGAGCTAAGCTTTCAGTTTCACTATTTCGCGCTGCGCAAGATGCACTTCCTGCTCCGCGCCCGCGCGGTCGCGGTGTTCCCGGGCGGTTTCGGCACGTTTGACGAGATGTTCGAGCTTTTGACCCTGATCCAGACCGGCAAGGTGCGCCCGCTGCCCATCCTGTTGTTCGGCAAGGAATTCTGGAATCGCGTTGTCGATTTCGACGCACTGGTCGAGGAAGGCGTCATTGCGCCGCACGACCTCGAGCTCATCCACTGGACGGAAAGCGCCCAGGAAGCATGGGACTTTGTCGTTAATTATTACGAAGATCACCCGCAGCCGGTGCCAGTACAGCACGCGCCGCCGGAGTAA
- a CDS encoding DUF1993 family protein, whose amino-acid sequence MHLTALLVPSLTNQLAAVAGWLDKAEALAAERNTVADDFLPLRLAPDMFPLATQLRFLSFQAQEPLYRLRGESVPDALLQVRQEGRDAEENPGTWPQARARIAEASAALAAVADDAFDAAATAPLAHDLPMGMVFDMTGQSYVRDWALPQCAFHQIVTYAILRQAGVPLGKVDFVPHMFAYLRPGTMPGV is encoded by the coding sequence ATGCATCTGACCGCACTTCTCGTACCCAGCCTCACCAATCAGCTTGCGGCGGTTGCCGGCTGGCTCGACAAGGCTGAAGCTCTCGCCGCCGAGCGCAATACGGTGGCTGACGATTTTCTGCCGCTTCGCCTCGCGCCCGACATGTTTCCGCTGGCCACCCAGCTTCGCTTTCTCAGCTTCCAGGCGCAGGAGCCACTCTACCGGCTTCGCGGCGAATCGGTGCCGGATGCGCTGCTGCAAGTCCGGCAGGAGGGGCGTGACGCGGAGGAGAACCCGGGCACATGGCCGCAAGCCCGTGCCCGCATTGCGGAAGCGTCCGCCGCGTTAGCCGCGGTCGCGGACGACGCCTTCGACGCGGCAGCCACGGCACCGCTCGCCCATGACCTGCCCATGGGCATGGTCTTCGACATGACTGGGCAGAGCTACGTGCGCGACTGGGCGCTGCCGCAATGCGCATTCCACCAGATCGTGACCTACGCCATCCTCCGTCAGGCCGGAGTCCCCCTCGGAAAGGTCGATTTCGTGCCGCACATGTTCGCTTACCTTCGCCCGGGGACGATGCCGGGCGTCTGA
- a CDS encoding outer membrane beta-barrel family protein translates to MFGVSVQALPPPAITQPTSPQTDVIEIVGTRTGEALKIDRRTYQVQQTPHSAQKDTYQLLRGLPAITITADDQINLLGAPDVTVLIDGHATRTNLRTLHGSDIDRIEVLTNPSAQYSAEGTGGIINLVLRKKRTDGVSGNESLELSTQGRAQPNGTLKLKRKRWTYEVSGGGGVGAWGHSTYHKLRETRQSPSGPVTINTENGGGPGLDNGGYAQLKATYEINPKTSVSAEFTGGAASYRSLNRARFVGLTPDFISFGQRQRDSGSATFFTSQFTFDQKGKRDGETLKASINIFGNPTNRRTNSVKRDDGGSLLSNRRSTTFYMQDKLDWTRPLGKNRILSLGAAWDREQIHQRYSFLGTTPNVPATGFSDSFRAGQDTFAGYATYQQPIGKTWTVMPGLRVERNERRIETPGFPTLRLGQTDWVPSVHADHPIGKTLVLTLSYSRRLNRPGADQLRPYAVQPNTLSIEQGNPRLRTQTTDAYEINLHYHRNKLDAGLIVYDRETRRLISTSYSIDAQGRTVSMPVNVGHKRDRGAELDVNTPVLPRVKVSASVNLFSSRVPIDAVIGDATEERFRFTTNTTLEWNGPDRRGKPGDVAQLTWHYESPATEFQFRNFSWNQLTLSYTHNLDRKWSVTASADTRQLNFGHRLVAPLVDEYYRERQRADLKVKLMKAFGKN, encoded by the coding sequence GTGTTTGGAGTCTCTGTGCAAGCCTTGCCGCCACCAGCGATCACGCAGCCGACCAGCCCGCAAACAGACGTGATTGAGATCGTCGGCACCCGCACCGGCGAGGCGCTCAAGATCGACCGGCGTACCTATCAGGTTCAGCAGACGCCGCATTCCGCGCAGAAAGATACCTACCAGTTGCTGCGCGGCCTTCCCGCGATCACCATTACTGCGGACGATCAGATCAACCTGCTCGGCGCGCCCGATGTGACTGTCCTGATCGACGGCCACGCGACTCGCACCAACCTGCGGACACTGCACGGCAGCGACATCGACCGGATCGAAGTGCTCACCAACCCGTCAGCGCAATATTCGGCGGAGGGCACGGGCGGCATCATCAACCTGGTGCTGCGCAAGAAGCGCACCGACGGCGTGTCGGGCAACGAGAGCCTGGAACTGTCGACGCAAGGCCGCGCCCAGCCCAACGGCACGCTCAAGCTGAAAAGAAAGCGGTGGACCTACGAAGTTAGCGGGGGAGGCGGCGTCGGCGCCTGGGGCCACTCGACCTATCACAAGTTGCGAGAGACGCGGCAATCACCAAGCGGCCCGGTGACGATCAACACCGAGAACGGCGGCGGTCCCGGGCTCGACAACGGTGGCTACGCACAGCTCAAGGCGACATACGAAATCAACCCCAAGACCAGTGTCTCCGCGGAATTCACCGGCGGCGCAGCGTCCTACAGGTCGCTTAACCGCGCGCGTTTCGTCGGTTTGACTCCGGATTTTATCTCCTTCGGCCAACGGCAACGCGATAGCGGGTCGGCGACCTTTTTCACCTCGCAATTCACCTTCGACCAAAAGGGCAAGCGCGACGGCGAAACCCTCAAAGCCAGCATCAACATCTTCGGCAATCCGACCAACCGGCGAACCAACAGCGTGAAGCGGGATGATGGAGGATCGTTGCTTAGCAACCGTCGGTCGACCACCTTTTACATGCAGGACAAGCTCGACTGGACGCGCCCGCTCGGCAAGAACCGGATCCTTTCCCTCGGGGCGGCGTGGGACCGCGAGCAGATCCATCAGCGCTACAGCTTCCTTGGCACGACGCCCAACGTCCCGGCGACGGGTTTCAGTGATTCCTTCCGCGCCGGCCAGGATACGTTCGCGGGCTATGCCACCTATCAGCAGCCGATCGGCAAGACTTGGACGGTCATGCCCGGACTTCGGGTGGAAAGGAACGAGCGCCGGATTGAGACACCCGGTTTCCCTACGCTCCGCCTGGGCCAGACCGATTGGGTGCCGTCGGTTCACGCCGACCACCCGATCGGCAAGACCCTGGTCCTAACACTCAGCTACAGTCGTCGCCTCAATCGTCCCGGCGCCGATCAGTTGCGCCCATATGCGGTGCAGCCCAACACCTTGTCGATCGAACAGGGAAATCCGCGGCTGCGCACTCAGACAACCGATGCGTACGAGATCAACCTGCACTACCATCGCAACAAGCTTGACGCCGGCCTCATCGTCTACGACCGCGAAACGCGGCGACTCATCTCCACCAGCTACTCTATCGACGCTCAGGGCCGCACGGTCAGCATGCCAGTCAATGTCGGACACAAGCGTGATCGCGGTGCGGAGCTGGACGTGAACACGCCCGTGCTGCCGCGTGTCAAAGTCTCCGCAAGCGTCAACCTCTTCAGTAGCCGTGTGCCGATCGACGCGGTGATTGGCGACGCCACTGAAGAACGCTTTCGATTCACAACCAACACCACCCTCGAATGGAACGGGCCCGACCGCCGAGGCAAGCCGGGCGACGTTGCGCAGTTGACCTGGCATTACGAAAGTCCCGCAACGGAATTTCAGTTTCGCAATTTTTCTTGGAACCAGCTGACCTTGTCCTACACGCACAATCTCGACCGCAAATGGTCGGTCACGGCGAGCGCGGACACGCGACAGCTGAATTTCGGGCACCGGCTGGTCGCTCCGCTGGTCGACGAATATTATCGCGAGCGGCAGCGCGCTGATCTGAAGGTCAAGTTGATGAAGGCCTTCGGCAAGAACTGA
- the creD gene encoding cell envelope integrity protein CreD translates to MFYPDDDRTPGFKLGLAIIIGLVLTIPLFSIYLLNYDRQTQSREATSSITAGWGGPQAIAGPVLVIPYRTMTSETVAENGQSVTRSRDVRRELTLAPEVIELDTNVRPQVRKRSIYEAVVFDAQASGRARFAFPPDLARTGVDPSQMDLARAELRFGLSDPRGLGANPRVAADGRPLRLQPGGGSGGGRGFFAWIDASTLSGKPIAIDFAFDFRGNQALSLAPQAGDTRWTVKSAWPSPSFGGDFLPAGRNVAAKGFDATYRIGNLALGRSLVSTAEAGGPGPIERVAPPSRDGLPPPVRAEDGAGAVQTAQIILIQPVDPYSQVNRATKYGFLFIGFTFLALLMFDVVGDVRVSAVEYLLMGAALVLFFVLLLAFAEVVGFAPAYVVASGAIAGLNTAYAAAVLRSWGRAAFIGGLLIGLYAVLYILLSLEAFSLLIGSVLLFAALAGVMFATRRIDWGAKRVAEA, encoded by the coding sequence GTGTTCTATCCGGATGACGACCGAACCCCCGGGTTCAAACTGGGTTTGGCGATCATCATCGGCCTGGTGCTGACGATCCCGCTCTTTTCCATCTACCTGCTGAATTACGATCGGCAGACACAGTCGCGCGAAGCGACCTCGTCGATCACTGCGGGCTGGGGCGGCCCGCAGGCGATCGCGGGACCGGTGCTGGTCATTCCTTATCGTACGATGACCTCCGAAACGGTGGCGGAGAATGGTCAGAGCGTGACCCGCAGCCGGGACGTGAGGCGCGAGCTGACGCTGGCGCCGGAGGTCATCGAACTCGACACCAACGTGCGTCCGCAGGTACGCAAGCGGTCGATCTACGAAGCGGTGGTGTTCGATGCTCAGGCAAGCGGGCGGGCGCGTTTCGCCTTCCCGCCCGACTTGGCGCGAACGGGGGTCGACCCCAGCCAAATGGACCTGGCGCGTGCCGAGCTCCGCTTCGGCCTCAGCGACCCGCGCGGCCTTGGTGCCAATCCCCGCGTCGCGGCAGACGGCCGGCCGCTGCGCCTGCAGCCCGGCGGCGGGAGTGGTGGCGGCCGCGGTTTCTTTGCCTGGATCGACGCGTCGACGCTGAGCGGCAAACCGATCGCAATCGATTTCGCCTTCGATTTTCGCGGCAATCAGGCGCTCAGTCTGGCCCCGCAGGCCGGCGATACGCGCTGGACGGTGAAGTCGGCGTGGCCGAGCCCAAGCTTCGGCGGCGACTTCCTGCCGGCCGGGCGCAATGTCGCTGCGAAGGGTTTCGACGCCACCTACCGCATCGGCAACCTCGCGCTCGGGCGATCACTCGTCAGCACGGCCGAGGCCGGCGGACCTGGCCCGATCGAGCGCGTCGCGCCGCCCTCGCGCGACGGTTTGCCGCCGCCGGTTAGAGCCGAAGACGGAGCGGGCGCCGTCCAGACTGCGCAGATCATCCTGATCCAGCCGGTCGATCCTTATTCGCAGGTCAATCGCGCGACGAAATACGGCTTCCTGTTCATCGGCTTCACCTTCCTGGCACTGCTGATGTTCGACGTGGTTGGCGATGTGCGGGTGTCGGCGGTCGAGTATCTTTTGATGGGCGCAGCGCTGGTGCTGTTTTTCGTGCTGCTGCTGGCCTTCGCGGAGGTCGTCGGCTTCGCACCGGCATATGTCGTGGCTTCGGGCGCAATCGCGGGACTGAACACTGCTTATGCAGCGGCCGTGCTGCGTAGCTGGGGGCGGGCCGCGTTCATCGGCGGCCTGCTGATCGGTTTGTACGCCGTACTCTACATCCTGCTCAGCCTCGAAGCCTTCTCACTGCTGATCGGATCGGTGCTGTTGTTCGCGGCGCTGGCCGGCGTGATGTTTGCGACGCGGCGTATTGACTGGGGGGCAAAACGGGTCGCCGAAGCGTGA